The proteins below are encoded in one region of Erinaceus europaeus chromosome 15, mEriEur2.1, whole genome shotgun sequence:
- the LOC103108964 gene encoding LOW QUALITY PROTEIN: serine/arginine-rich splicing factor 9-like (The sequence of the model RefSeq protein was modified relative to this genomic sequence to represent the inferred CDS: inserted 1 base in 1 codon) produces the protein MSGWADGRGGEGDGRIYVGNLPTDVREKDLEDLFYKYGRIRDIELKNRHGLVPFAFVRFEDPRDAEDAVYGRNGYDYGQYRLRVEFPRTYGSRGAWPRGGRNGPPSRRSDFRVLVSGLPPSGSWQDLKDHMREAGDVCYADVLKDGMGMVEYLRREDMEYALHKLDDSKFRSHEGETAYIRVYPERSTSYGYSRSRSGSXGPDSPYQSRGSPHYFSPFRPY, from the exons ATGTCGGGCTGGGCGGACGGGCGCGGCGGCGAGGGCGACGGCCGCATCTACGTGGGCAACCTCCCGACCGACGTGCGCGAGAAGGACCTGGAGGACCTGTTCTACAAGTACGGCCGCATCCGCGACATCGAGCTCAAGAACCGACACGGCCTGGTGCCCTTCGCCTTCGTGCGCTTCGAGGACCCCCGAGATGCAGAGGATGCAGTTTATGGACGAAATGGTTACGATTACGGCCAGTATCGGCTTCGAGTGGAGTTCCCCAGGACTTACGGAAGTCGGGGTGCGTGGCCCCGCGGTGGCAGGAACGGGCCTCCTTCAAGAAGATCTGATTTCCGAGTCCTCGTTTCAGGACTTCCACCGTCAGGCAGCTGGCAGGATCTGAAAGACCACATGCGAGAAGCTGGGGATGTCTGTTATGCAGATGTGCTGAAGGATGGAATGGGAATGGTTGAGTATCTCAGAAGAGAAGACATGGAATACGCCCTGCATAAACTGGATGACAGCAAGTTCCGCTCTCATGAGGGTGAAACTGCTTACATCCGAGTTTATCCAGAAAGAAGCACGAGCTATGGCTACTCACGGTCTCGGTCTGGGT AGGGACCGGATTCTCCATACCAAAGCAGGGGTTCTCCCCATTACTTCTCTCCTTTTAGACCTTATTGA